ttattcattttttaaaaaaaaataaattattttttgaaaaaatacccattaacaaaaattttattttttatcattaaattttgcttactgtagaacctatgcacaattactcaagagggggtgaattgagtattgcaacaacaatgaatctttttgcgaaagttaaagacaatatacaaaagtgtcattgtactagtatttttccaagagcttaactcaattgctaagcatttataaggagcttttactttccaatagacaccaactcaaataaattgatcaagcttttcaccaatcggacttaagctactccttaagtacttacgaagctacttttcgatcacaatttatttgctcaaaggtaaaagacaataatattgaagagatgagtttggagaaatgcaaacgctatttagagtggttcggcacaatccttgtcctacgtccactttctttctcaatcgcaattgagaagttccactattgccaagcttcaaggtgctcacacaaaaccttttacaatccgagtccttagtttctaacacctcacggtatatgatcaccactcgtatactaacccactccacttagagataccttctctaagatttgccttgagtacttagtatacctctttggtatcctcaccgacCTACTAGAATAATTTCTAAAAGAGCTTCCTAAAGCTACACAGAATCAAGTGTTCTAACGTGTGCACATTATGACAAAAGTGAATGAGGAATTATGCTGGATTAAGGCATTAACTACTCACTATTAGTATCTTCAAATTCATTATTAGGTGTGTGCGGTAACATATCAACTAGTCATTTCAATTTAAAGGCTCAGCAAGAAGATTAACTAGGACAAAACCTCCTGATTCATTACAATAAATTATGAAACTATAAATTCCATTCCTAATACTAATAAATAGTAATGCACGATGGTTGAAGTTGGCTTTGAAAAAGGTTCAATAACAGTAACAGAAAGTAGGAGAAGGACCAAAGTAGGAGGAGCGACGATGGCAACAAAGAGAAGGAGCAATGGCAGCACGGCACGCAGCGAAGCGACGGCGGCGCGAGCAAGAATAGCAACAGTGGCGCAAACGTGGGGAGCGACAGCAGCAGAGCGCGATGACGGCGCGAGCAAGAGGAGCAACGGCGGAGCAACCGTGACGGATTGATAATGGCAACAGAGAAAGACGGTTGAAAATGGTGTGAATTTGGGAGGTTAGTCATGAAATGGAGAACTTGGGGGAAGTGGACGCGGGGTTAGTGATGAAAATGGTGTGAATTTGGGGTTTAGTGATGAAATGGTGTTTTTAAACTTTGGAGCGGGAACTAGACGCAGGACtttgtttaataataaaaatcgaCCACAAATCCGtcgattttaatttaaaaaaagcaACATCTTAAAcgtctattttatatattaaatctaTACcacttatttaattttagaaagtAATCTAGACCGTTTAAAATTATCGACGGTAAACATTGTCGataatttaactaataaaatagaCACCATATTCgtcgattttaaaataaaagtattttcaacTCCTAGTTCGTCAACAATGTGACGATAATAAAAAGAGAGTTAATGCATCATAAAAAATCGACGGCCAGGCTgtcgattttattattttatattaattttttttaaaatatcgaGAGCAACCTGTCGAGAAATATCAACATGAGAGATAGCCGTCAATTTTTTTCGTCGAAAAATACGCTTTTTCTTGTAGTAAATTTTaatggtttaattactctattggttcttatagttttatcaaatttttatttaggtccctatactttttttcctttcaattgggtccctacactactttaataattttgtagttAAGTCCTTCttagtgtaaaaaatattagaattaattgaatatttctTTGCAAATTGAaggtatttataattaaaaacttaattaaatctTTGACCGCATGTATTTtgctaaaaatattatgttaattttaaaatttttaacataaaaatgacgTAATTACAAAATTGAAAATAGTGTAGGAatccacatatatatatataaacctaataaaaaatttagtaaaactataaaaattaacagaataattacattttttttatttcacatATCTAATCCAagtaataatttaactaaaaaaaatgctaaaaaatcatccgaatttattattttgaccaTCACTTAGTTATCCTCCATTCATATCGATTTATGGAAAATCATATCATTcatcaagaaagaaagattttTTCAAGAGGGTTCCCTATGAGATAGAGGTCTTAATTCCCATTAGTCGGGTCCTCACTCCTCCTCTAAAGCCCTGCCCCCTCCCTTAACTTAGGCTGCGTTTGGTTTGTGTATGTATTAAGACATAGACATTGAGACATAGACACTTGAGACATagacataaaatatttgtatttgtgTATGGTGTTTGGATATAAATAGACATGACATTAGGAGAGTGTCTAATATTGTGTTTGTTTTAAAGAACAAGACactacataattaataaaagacTATTTTGTCcttgtaatttaaaataaaaataaaaaaaattagaaaacaaaaactaCTTCAGGAAGTTGCAAATTGTTTCGAGGGTTTCTCTCCCCTTACCCCTACCCCCAAAAATCTCTCTTCTAGCCTCCTCCTTCTTCGCCGATGGGTGGATCTTTTCTGGGAGGATCTTTGTgtggttcttcttcttcgagGTGAATCTCTGTGcgattcctcttcttctccttcttcttcttcttcttctctttcttcttcttcttcgtcttctccttcttctccttgttcttcttcttaattGTTGGGTCATTATTTGCAGGTCCATTTAGCCGGCGTTGCTCACAGAGTATTGCTCATCGATGGAGAGCGCCGTGTGTTGATATCTGGTTTTATTCGTTACCGTCGAAATACTCCAGAGGTGCCACTCTCTTTCTCTGTATTGGTATGAatgtttttttgttattttctacAGAGCATATGATGAGTTTTTGGTCCCATGAAAGTGAATTAGtgacaaaattattaatagtgtTCAAAGACTAATTAgtgataaaattattaatagtttttctatacttcttttaatattttcagaTATTTGCCTGCATAAATTAAAACTGAATTAATATGTTTGGTTATTTTAGCCTTCAACTGATATGAAAATTCAGGTTGAGTATATCCTTTGCATAAGTATTCAATCTGAATTCTATGTTACAATCACAGAGACCTGCAGGGGGACAAATTATCCGGTCAAATACCAGATGAAATTGGGAACTGTGCTGATCTTACTCATATGTACGTGCTTTCTAGTACTTTGCCTTGTTTGCATGTTGTTGTTCTCTAATTCAGTTAATTGTTTTATCTATATTATAACTCCTGATACGATTACTTACGTGATGAAATTGAAGGGATTTGTCTGACAATCAGCTATATGGTGATTTACCTTTGTCCATATCAAAGCTGAAACAGCTTGAGTTTTTGTAAGTTTTAAAAcagtatattatttttaagtttgtCTTGTTTCATGTGGATAGGAGAGTTTTATGTTTTGTTGGCAAATGCAGGAATTTGAAGAGGAATCAGTTGACTGGTCCCATTCCCACAACTTTATCCCAAATCCCAAACCTGAAAACCCTGTAAGTTTATTTAAATGTAAATTTTTATGAGCTTGGGGTTATGCCATGTAtttcaatcaaattcaaatgtGCATTAATCTTGGTGGTAATCTTTCTTCGGATATTTCTGATTTTCTGTATTTCATGTTCCATTGCAAGTCCTTTTATTCGTGAATGCATTCTAATAATTGCATTCTCTCATTTGCAGCGATCTTGCACAAAACAAGCTCATTGGAGAGATACCTAGACTACTCTATTGGAATGAAGTCTTGCAGTACCTGTGTGTATTCTCCTTTCTTTGTATAATTTTCATTTATGGATGGATGTTTCCTGGTGTTTGCACTAATCTCCAAACGGTTAATTTTGATTATGCAATGGTAAAGTGGATTGCGAGGGAACATGTTGACTGGAACTTTGTCCCATGATATCTGTCAATTAACTGGTCTGTGGTATTTGTAAGTACCCCTTTGCATACACCTTAGGCTTCTCTTTGTTGTATCCTATGTTCTTCCTTTGGTTTTTAAGTTTTGACCTTTCTTATCCTTTATTATTCTCCTTGACTTCCCAGTGATGTAAGAGGCAATAACTTGACTGGAACTATACCTGACAGCATTGGGAACTGTACAAGTTTTGAAATATTGTATGTAAATTTTCTGGTGCTTTCAATGTCTGTATTTCTTTTCTCTAGTTTTGCAGTGTTACTATATGTTATCATTGAATTTTCAGGGACATCTCATATAATCAGATTTCTGGAGAGATTCCCTATAATATTGGATTTCTTCAAGTGGCTACATTGTGAGTATTCTGGCTAAGGAATTATTGTAGTTATTAGCATAGATATGATCAATTGATTTGTATTTTCTGTGTCTTAATGATTAACCCCGAAACTGAGGGGattattttcatcatcattatcgTGTTATGACTATCTTTCTCTCTGCATAGGTCACTTCAAGGAAATAGACTTTTTGAATGCATAAGGAGCatacaaagaaagaaaatctcAAGGAATAAAGCTACAAGAGGAGAAGACAAAGCGCTAGTATCTTATGATGGCTGTTGGGATATTAATAGACTTTGAAagttgtatttttcttttgtcataTTTGGCTTTGTATTTTTACAATGGATCATGACAAACAATAGCATAAGAGTAATTTGTGTTTAGCTTTAGCAAATATACGATTGCTGGGTCCTTCTTTTGTAATGAAATTATATGAATTGAAAATTCAATGAAAAGTTGTTTCTTTGATGTTTACTTTGGTTTGCATTGTTCCTTTTTTTACCAACAGTGTTTGGAGTTATATCTTGAATGATTTGCACAAATATGTCAGTGCAGAAATTAAGAATTCAGGTTATAAACATCAACACAGGATTAAGAAAACACAAGTTGTAAGCaatttttcattccaaatctgtGGAAGTGCATAAATTTTTGAGACAATATTACACAATACAATTAATATTCACCTGATAAATAGATTAAGTGCAGAAGATTAACATAGATAATGCAGAATTCAATAGAATTTTGCAGTTTTGCACAAATTTAAGTGCAAAGTTGCACACACTCACCTGATAAATAACTTAAGTGCAGAAACCTAATATACATAATGCAGAATTCAATAAGTCTTTTGGTAGGATTGCACAACATAAGACTGAAAAAGTCTAATAAGTTTTAGCAAAAGAGACCATAATATGCTAACAACTAAGACCACCAACGACACCCAACAATAGCTAAAAGTTTTCCATTATATCTCGTGCGAATGCTGCCTTTTCTTCGTCCAAACTCCAAAAGGTTGCCTTCAATTCTGGATTCTGCACAAATTTCTTTGCAATTTGCACGATCTCCATTGTGTTAAAACCAAGACTCTTTAGCGTTCGGCCAAGATTCACTTGCTCATTAACACCAGACATTGCATTGGCTAGAACCTGCACATGCTTTCCTTGATCCTCAACCGCAGCTTTAAAAGTTTCAGCTAAGTTTGATAGGACTGCAGCATCATTGTTTTTCTTAGTTGCAGTGTGACGTCCTTGATTTTTCTCACTTGAAGAGGCAAACGAGGTTGAAAAGGTATTGGGTAGTTCGCTCTCGGCAGCTGCTAAGTCCTCCATGTCAACATCATCTCCAGCTAAACCCAAGCCACCAGCTGTGGCCGCAGCAAATGTAGAGCCCGGTGTGACATCTTCTTCAGCATCTTTTCCACTACATGCATCAAGACCAGTAGCTCTATCCTTGCCAAAAATACCCCCAAGACGTTCAAACAACGGAAATGGCTTGCCTGGAGTGTAGAGTGTAACATTGCGACCCTGTACAACATAAAACAAAGCATCCAAttacatgaaaattaaaaagttctTGCTAAGAAGAATGATTAAATGCGTAAAAATTACTATCTCACCTTTCCCCAAGCTTCCAATACTTGTTTACTATCCACTTCAACACACATCTTTTCAGAATTCCACCCAAAACCACTACAACCCAACATCTCAGCCACaaacatatatttttctttcaggCGCTTGTGTTTGTTTCTGATGTGCTTCACAGTGAGACCACATCCAGGAAACTTCTCATTCATCTTGTCCGCCAGTTTTTGAAATGCCCCTGGCTTAAATTGACCGGCATCTGCCCTCTTGCCTTCAACAACCAATTCCTCCGTGAACGCCACAAATTGTTCAGTTTCTTGTTCAGTCCATTGGCGGGGTGTGGAGGCCATTTGCTGCTAGCTAATCTTTATGCACAATAACAAATAAAGTAAACCATGGCAGCATAATTACTATCAAAATTAGAGTTCAATGGTATTAGAATTAGCTTTAGAATTACTTACAGCAAAGTAAAACCTACTAGCAAATTTAGTGCAGAAAAGTACTACCTCGAAATTATAAGTGCAgtacaattaaaataatcagTAGCACAATATTAACATCTTCAAAGATTTCAATACTTTTCTAGAATTTTGACATCTTTTTGAAACAATTAAAACAAACCCTTGTCTAATTATATGTTTAATTAGAATACAAATTATGAATCCGAGTTGGCAAATACATATTGCATAAAGAAAAAAGCTCAAATGAATTCAAATACAATAATCTATAGTCTAGGACAATTGCAAACATAAAAAAACTAGCAAAGCATAAAAACTTTACGCGCCACGTTCTCCTCTCCATATTTCCCACATCTCGGTTGCTAGGTCCTCACGCCATTGAGTCCACTCATGGCTACTTTCCACAACATCAATAGTGTCAGCTTCATCAACAATAGTATCATCTCCTACCGGTATGTGTTCTGGCAAAAGAGTTGCATCTTCTTCGGGATCAACATCCATGTTCATacgaataaaattttgtaacaaacaaCAAGCAATAATAATGTGGCTTTGAACCCTAATAGGATAGAACGAGGGACTTCGTAGAATTGCCCATCTTTTCTTAAGCAACCCAAAGCACCGCTCAATCACATTTCTAGCCGAAGAATGCTTCTTATTAAATAACTCTAGACGATTTTGTGGTGCCCGATGACCTTGAACCCACTCATTCACATGATAGCGAACATTTCTATAAGGAGATAaaaatcctctcccattggtaTAGCCAGCATCCACTAAGTAATAACACCCTAAAACGAAAGgatgaaaaaatataagaaatacaTTGTAATTCTCATAAACAATAGTTATTATTCTTTTCAAAAGATTACTCTAGACATACCAATAGGTATTTTCAAGCCATTACGTCGAGTAATAGCATCCCTAAGTACCCTTGAATCAGATGCCGATCCTTCCCAACCGCTAAGGACATAGACAAAATTCATGTTCCGATTGCAGACTCCTAAGACATTGGTGGATATTCTAGATTTCCTCGTCCGATATCTAGATTTATCACTCTTCGGGACTGTAACATCTATATAAGTTCCATCTAATGCTCCTAGACAACCCtatcaaatatataaaaaaaaaacagttatTACACGCAGAGTAAACTTGACCAATAAACATTGGAGCTACATACACGACCTACCTTGAACCATTTCCATCTGGGATCTACACAATCTTCCGGTACAGGGTCTGCCTTTGCAAATAAGATACTTTGGACACGCAAAACCGAACACAATACCTTGTGAAAATACCTACTAATAGTTTCACCAGACCTATAGAACCTAACTTGTACGCTCCGATTTTTGGTATGGTGAGCTAATATGATTAAGAAAGTAGCTACTTGCTCGCCTATGCCAACATGACCGTCTTCGTCTAATCCACCTTGAACTTGTAGCAATTCACATAAAGTTGCAAATGCATTTAAACTCATTCTTAACTCCCATATGCAATTTCTATCTCCACCCTCCCCAATGATATTATCTAATGCATCTCGCCTTAATGGCAATGTGTTCACTCTTCGACCAATCGAAGTATGACCCCGCCTTCTATtcctaatatacatatataaagtaaCTAAAAAAAGCAGCATTAACGTGTCAAATTGCATTCTCATAATCCAGTAATATCCAACACATAGCTTAATTTGTTCAGAACGATCCATCATCACTTCCTAAGAAACAATAACAAGTAAATACATAAATGAAGAACTCTAATAACTTGAGAGAATAGGAAAAATactcaattaaactaaaaatagaaaaaattcacATTACATAAGCATATACTCACATAATCAAAGTCAAAGCATACTAATAGAGTTCAAAACTAATTAAATAGAAAAGGCATGATTGAAATCTAATTAAATacatatcaataaaattatcagctgaaaaataattaagggttttaatatgaaatttctaaaaaataatactttaagaTAGGTGATTGATAACTTTCTAAAACAAAATTGATTCTGACTACTATCACAATGAAACAAGATCCAAATTTGTAAATTAACATATCAATTTCTACAAACAATTATCATCCAACTTATTTAATTTCTACAAACACATAATACAAACAATTTGATCAACAATTTAGTAAGCAGTTTAATAAGCAATTTTATAAACACAATACAAATAAATTGCCCTCTAGCATTCCTCAAAGACAATAATTAAAAAGCTGACctattaataatttgataagCAATTTCATTAACATATTAATCAGCAAtttcaacaatatttttatCACTAGTTTTATCAACAATCAGGTACAATAACAAGAGCAAATTGATAGCAGAATTTCATTTATCACAACAGCAAAATCTCCTTCTacaactcttttttttatgacCTAAGCAATTTTCTTAAACAATTGGGTCCACTCTTTTCTTTGTTCAGGCCGTGGCCAGGGTACACCCAGGAATTCCATTGCCTTACAATTCGATAGTTCACATACCCATACACTAGAATAGCACTCAATCAACAATAACACATATTATCAATAATCAACCATCTCTGTCATTTTATCTGGCCCGtttctattatatataataattataactaATATTAACTTGGCAAACAAAAAATTCCCTTAAGATTccattatttactattattcaATTAGCACCAACAGCAGCACAACAAACGGTAGGTGTGGCTCCCTCCAcctaatgatgataatgatttCTTTAGTAAAAGACAAGGTAGGTAATACATATGAGTCATCAAGACTATAAATCTCGTGCATTATCCTACTATATAATTTTTTCCATccaaacaataataatagaGAAAAATACCAGAGGCAACAATGCAAAGCACAGCTAGGAGGAGGCTAATACGGCTGCGGGATGAAGAGGCAAAGGGGGTAGAGCAGCAAAGCAAGCTCACCACTACCGGAGCACAGCCCGCAATAAGCAGAGAGGAGAGTCGGTGGGAAACGGAGATGATGTGCGACGGTGGTACATCTTCGATGGTGGATTGAgcaattgcagaagaagaaacacTTGTTAGGGTTTGTAATTAAAAAGGGAGATACTTGGAATTTTAGAAAATGAATAAGGATAAAATAGTCTAAAAAAAAGAATGCAGATCCGTGTCCTTCACCCAAAATCCGTGTCTCGCCATTTTCTTGAGACATGAAATACATGTATGTTGTGTATGTTTGTGTGTAAGCGTGTCCTTCTTATTTTTGTGTCTCACAAACCAAACAATAGACACGTCCCACCGTGTCTATGTCTTGGCAAGACATGGACATCAAACAAACGGGGTGTTAAGGAACCCcccaaaaaaatattctatttgaaAGGAAATCTGTGGATGTTATTGTTATAAAGGCTTCCCAATCCTCTCAGAATTGTAGAAAGATAGGGGATGGGGGTTCCATAGGAAAAAAGTGTGGGAGTAGGCTTTGATAGGCATCACTAGATGGATAATCAACTAGAAAAGCCGATAGCACAAACTTAACATCAGAATCGATAGGCATATAATGAAGAAATGTTTTTAGtctaattcttttaatttaagaacatactttatctcatatttttaaatattgataacTAACTAATgactaaaaacaataaattcagaCATCACTCTACCATTACTCTTTAACTAGTGACAAATTGGTTAATTCAATATATAAATATCCTCAAAATTTTTGGAAGAAGTAGTGAAGGAAGAATGGCACCAATTGCATATGTTCTAAAGCAATTGCCATGTGAGCTTAACTCAACCCTTTACCTTTCAATTCTAGTTGGCACCATTAGCATCCTTCTTGTGCTTAATCTCATCAtcacaagaaaaagaaacaaatccaTCAATCTTCCACCATCACCACCAAAGCTACCTTTCATTGGAAACCTTCACCAATTAGGAACATTGACACACCGTTCTTTCAAAGAACTCTCCAACAAGCATGGCCCTCTCATGTTCCTTCATCTAGGGCAAATCCCAACACTAGTGGTTTCGTCGGCGAAAGTAGCCAAAGAAATCGTCAAAAACCAAGATATTATTTTCTCAAACCGTCCCCAAACTACGGCCGCAAACATCTTTTTTTATGGTTGCAAAGATCTAGGGTTTATGCCCTACGGTGAAGAATGGAGacagaaaagaaaagtttgTGTTCTTGAACTTCTAAGTCTGAAAAGGGTTAAATCTTTTCTCTCAATAAGAGAACAAGAAGTTGTAGAACTCGTTGATACTATTCGAAAAGCGTGTTCAAGAGACGACTCGCCGTCATCTTTTGTGATTAATCTTAGTGAGTTGATGATTGCTACATCAAACAACATTGTTTCAAGATGTGTTCTTGGACAAAAGTATGATATCGCGGATGGGAGTGGACATGGAAGCATTGGAGAGCTTGGGAGGAAGGTGATGGGGCAACTCACTGAATTTTGTGTTGGTGATTTCTTTCCTACATTGGGTTGGATTGATGTTGTTAGAGGCTTGATTTCTGAATTTAATGCTACCTTTGTAGAATTAGATTCTTTCTTGAATGGGGTAATTGAAGAgcataagaaaaataagaagaatgatggTGAGGATGATAATAAAGACTTTTTGGATATACTTCTTCATCTTCAAGAGAAGGGTTTGCTTGAATTTAAACTCAATCTAGAAGATCTCAAAGCAATGCTAATGGTTTGTTCTTCTCTTCCCTTCTCGTcaataattattcattttttttaaacattttcttatgaaaaatgaaaataaaaaattatctttttacttttttttttcaaaaaatcaaaattaaaaaacgcAGATAAATCAAGAGGAATACTAAAAGCTcagtaaattttataatttgtagtcattaattagtcatcaattagctattataaatatttttaataatgtaaaattatatataatagtgtgagattattattttttcttgttaattaaGTGTTAGccaatttttaataaaagtattgaTTCCTAAACTTTTTCATAAAACAATTCATAATTAGTGGAGTTTCTATCACTTTTAAGCAAGttactcttattttttaaatttctccgttgaattttaaataaatttaggttgatctaataattaattattaatttatttaagtaagtatcaaaaaatttaaattttattttgtgtatgtAACAATTCGTTGACATAACaaattcttaattaaataaaatttagatttatcataaattaatttttattttgtcaaactaaaaaataccataaaaaaaatcattgcaCATGTATGTGTACACTCCTAGATGTATGTGTAAGTACACCTAGAAATTGGAGGAAGTAACATGCAATACACTTATGTAATTAtgacatattttataaaaacccATATTAGATTTGCTGTTAATTAATCTATTATTTACGCGTTGGTCATGATAACTGTGTTCATTAATGGAGGGAGAGAGTATATACTTGCTTAGAGCGACGATTCTTTAATATTAAACTTGAATCATTGCATTGTAATCCTATTTGTAGTGTTGACAttcattttaacatttttaaccTAGGTATGCATATACATGTTTAATTTTATAGTAGACATTATTATAACcctgatatttttttaacagctaatacattttttattttattaattaaaaataatttaaatacataattaattaataacaattattttttttaccagtgtcaaaatcaaatatttggtGTATGATCagtagtatatattattatacactttttatattttgttctatttttcactttattctttattattaaaaatctatttttattaccttcaataatttaaattatgtgTGGTGTTTAAGTAACACCTACTTTAAAGGTCAAATAACATCATTTCCTttaatgaaaatatttgataataaaaatttattttatttaatatttattaattctaacaacgattaataaatactaaataagataaattctgtctgttttttatttttctaatattatggtttctataattaatttatttcattttattaattGTAGGACATGTTTGTTGGAGGGAGTGATACTACTTCAACAAATTTAGAATGGATTTTTACTGAGCTCCTTAGGAACCCAAATACCATGAAGAAAGTTCAAGAAGAGATAAGGAGAATTGTTGGTAACAAATCAAAGGTAGATGAAAATGATATAAATCAAATGAACTATTTGAAATTTGTGATCAAAGAAGGTCTTAGGTTACATCCACCTGTTCCTATCTTAGTTCCTAGACAAACAACATCAAATGCAAAAGTAAAAGGTTATGATATTCCTTCAAAAACAACTGTATATTATAATGTTTGGGCAAATTCATAGGGACCCTCAATTATGGGAGAATACTGAAGAGTTCATTCctgaaagatttgaaaatatacAAAATGATTATAAAGGACAAGATTCCAATTATTGCCATTTGGTACCGGAAGAAGGGTTTGTCCTGGAATTTCATTTGGAATTTCTTCCACTGAAATTATTCTTGCTAATCTTTTATATTGGTTTGATTGGAAGCTACCCACTAATGAAAATGGTGAACTAGTGCAAGACATAGACATGAGTGAAATGTCTGGGATCACTGTTAGCAAGAAAGTGCCACTTCATCTTCATCCCATACCATATTCTCtttgattaattaaaatcaagatATGTTTGT
The genomic region above belongs to Arachis duranensis cultivar V14167 chromosome 3, aradu.V14167.gnm2.J7QH, whole genome shotgun sequence and contains:
- the LOC127745615 gene encoding uncharacterized protein LOC127745615, with product MFVAEMLGCSGFGWNSEKMCVEVDSKQVLEAWGKGRNVTLYTPGKPFPLFERLGGIFGKDRATGLDACSGKDAEEDVTPGSTFAAATAGGLGLAGDDVDMEDLAAAESELPNTFSTSFASSSEKNQGRHTATKKNNDAAVLSNLAETFKAAVEDQGKHVQVLANAMSGVNEQVNLGRTLKSLGFNTMEIVQIAKKFVQNPELKATFWSLDEEKAAFARDIMENF
- the LOC107479002 gene encoding uncharacterized protein LOC107479002, whose amino-acid sequence is MMDRSEQIKLCVGYYWIMRMQFDTLMLLFLVTLYMYIRNRRRGHTSIGRRVNTLPLRRDALDNIIGEGGDRNCIWELRMSLNAFATLCELLQVQGGLDEDGHVGIGEQVATFLIILAHHTKNRSVQVRFYRSGETISRYFHKVLCSVLRVQSILFAKADPVPEDCVDPRWKWFKGCLGALDGTYIDVTVPKSDKSRYRTRKSRISTNVLGVCNRNMNFVYVLSGWEGSASDSRVLRDAITRRNGLKIPIGCYYLVDAGYTNGRGFLSPYRNVRYHVNEWVQGHRAPQNRLELFNKKHSSARNVIERCFGLLKKRWAILRSPSFYPIRVQSHIIIACCLLQNFIRMNMDVDPEEDATLLPEHIPVGDDTIVDEADTIDVVESSHEWTQWREDLATEMWEIWRGERGA
- the LOC107478906 gene encoding LRR receptor-like serine/threonine-protein kinase ERL2, translating into MDLSDNQLYGDLPLSISKLKQLEFLNLKRNQLTGPIPTTLSQIPNLKTLDLAQNKLIGEIPRLLYWNEVLQYLGLRGNMLTGTLSHDICQLTGLWYFDVRGNNLTGTIPDSIGNCTSFEILDISYNQISGEIPYNIGFLQVATLSLQGNRLFECIRSIQRKKISRNKATRGEDKALVSYDGCWDINRL